AATTAAATTATCTAATTAAAATCAGTAGGTACGTACCAATGTTGTAAAGGTATCTTCTAGATGTATGCTTCGCTTGGAATCGTGGATGAACAAAACTTCGTTTAACGTAAGCAATACGTCCAGGGACTCTCCAATTACCACCACAGTACGTCACATAAGCTGACCTACCTTCTGCATTACTATTAAGATTCCTATGGTGACGATGCAGACATGTCGCAGCTGCTATTAGCCAGTGGGGACTTATTGCAGCTGAATCACAGCGAACCtgaaattatattcatatttattccATAGCAAGCTACCACTCTACTTGAaccttcatcgtcatcattatatcaacccattaccagctaaCGACAGGGcacagggtctcctcccacagtgagaagggattaaaaacgtagtccaccacgctggatgTGCGGATTtgttacacgcctttgagaacactatggagaactatcaggcatgcatatttcctcacgatgtttcgttcaccgttgaaggaagtgatattttatttgcttaaaaagcacataacttagaaaagcaagatgtgcgtgctgggattcgaaatcggccccctgaaagtgataTCGAAGTCAATATCAAGTAATTGTGCCTCTCTTAcagatttttttcaaaacccTTTCTTCATCTATCATAGCTATCTGTATACCAAATTTCAGTCCAAGCTGTCCACGGGTTTGAACTGTGCAGTGaaaaatcagtcagtcagtcagtcagtcaatcgGCAAGCTACCTTTTCCTTTAAAGTGTACCTACGGGAGTTAAAGGTAAGCAAGATCTATAAGGCTTGCTTACCATTACCTCAGACTTAAGAAATAGTCAAACGAGACAAAGTTATGTGTCcggcataatttttttttccattttttttaaactcttagaGTTAGCTGTACTGCTATCATCTGCTTAGGGAGAAAGGTAAAATATTTAACCTTTACACTATTCGGTACTTGGCATTGCACGGGAATGCTAAGTCGCTTTGCGGTACTtcgttgtcggtagggtggtaactagccacgaccggaGCCTCCCATCAGAGCACGCCAAATTAAGGATTTCCCGAATCATCCCTGCCAGGGAACGGCTTCCACATGTATTGCACCCTGCAACCACCTCTGTGTCGGAAAGGACCTACTGTGAGTGTAACTTGGTTATTACGATAAGGTCTCCGTTCCATTCCGATCTCCGTTTAGTTGAACACACACTCATATTCGCgaatacgtttataataattattatcaaaatgtgTGTAATTTATACAGTAAATTTAGTTAACTGTAAGGTATGTAGGTACATGAAAATCTCATCTATTTTGCCAAAAAGAAACGAGCGGCCTGCGCGATGTTGAAACTTTATTGAGGTTGTCGGGGTTTTTTACAGATCTATTATGTAAATTCGCAGGGTTTCTTGGGTATTataaaaactgcaaaatctttcatataaattatttgttttttcatgcAGAAAAGAGATCTGTTTTTACGTCAAAATTAAACTCAGCCTATGGTATTCTTATGCTAGGAAAAGGCCTACACTGTCATAAGGAAAAGAGCTTTAGAGAGCAGACCATCCATTCTACTTTAATGCAGGTTGACGGGCAACGACCACTTGTGTTTACCCGATTAGTAAATTGAACCTAAGATGATATCGTCTGCAGACATACTTAATATTAGGTCAATAAGGCAATATATATAGGTACCACAGGTAAAATCATACTGTCAAACAGATGTTAAGGGTAAATTTCATATTCgtaaaattctttaaacttaccTGCATTGGTTCATAGACATATACAGCAATATAAGGAAAGTCTGACCATACGGCGGGTTGACTGTGCTTTGACAAAATTTTCTCCGTTTCTTTCATCGTCGTTGATATGCTATTATTCGTATTAACAAGTTGAGAATTTAgatgttcatgttcatcaaaattataattcgCATGTTTTTTCACAAATCGTGTTAAATTGTTGCCGTCCTGGTCAACGTGGTCCAGATTTAATTTCTCTTCACTttggatattaatattatttatcgtaCTTATTCTATTATCTACCAACATACGAGGTTTGTACGTATCACTATCATATATTTCGAAGAATTTTATACGATCGTATGACGTTATAGGAACTAAAGGTGTAAAATGGTCCTTTGTATTTCCTGTTAcgtccgttttgtttttaacaTCATCTATTTTTGTTTGCCTTCTTATTGCAAGCTTATGTTTAAAGTACATTTTTCCTGTTGTTTTTCCGTTCTTTTCACGAATTGAAGATTTTATATTACGTCGTTTATCATTATGTGAAAGTgatgttttgtaatttaatgttGTAGACTTACATGTTGCATCATTCACTCTAAATAAGAATAACGGTTGACGTAGCAAAGCAAACTTAAACTCATCGCTCTGAAGTTCCTTACCAGAGTTCTTTGGAATCGAATCTTTAAGTTTTACTCTCTCATCAGATTCATCTAAGTAATAAAATTCTATGTAACTAGGAGTTAGTGGACGATCTTTTGGTCGAGGTTTTGTAGCTTGCAAAGactcttgtatttttttttgaggaGGCAATGTAACCTGCTGGTCTTTTTTATTGAACATTCCCCTATATTTGGATAATATGATTGAGTTAAAAGCAGTAGTACTCTCTGTTTCAAAGAAGGTTTTAGTTTTTCGGTACAgcatattaataatttcatattGCTTACGACTAACTCTTCCTACTTGCCATTTAGCTGATATTTTAGGAGGAGTTATTGTAATGGAAGCTGCactattagtttttaatttaggaTGAGATGGAGTAATCCGTGTAGTGTAGTTTCTTGCTGATGAAACAGCATCCattccatttaaaattataagaatacATAGTAATAAAGCAAATTTTAAAGTCATTagaattttttaacaaatatacatTTACAAGAAATTTTTGAATATCTCATAGGTTGGTAATAAAATTTACATGTTATGTGCGTTAGTTGTCACGTCTTTGTCACagataaaagaaataacaatCCAAAGAGTACATAATCACTACTACGTACAAACCACAATTGTGTTGTAAGAAGTATTTGATATCAAACGTGTTAAACCAAAGAACAATTAATCTGAATGAATGTGGAATACATTATATCTACATTAATATCCAATGAACCAAATTTtgacactattaatttagtagaatgttatgctctttaaaataactaaattgtttaccaacatctttatattctacaaacgttcttgcaaataaatgattattattattattaatctatcatttattatttttcttttttttttttaattattaacaatgcttaaaaataaattaaaaaacactataaaaaatttataaaaaaaaaaccctccgcttgcgggacttttgaatgcccaagaaACCGGTATTcagagttattattattattattacatactgTGCCATATGAAATCAATGTACGCACTATCTACGAAGCCGTCCAAGGACGGGACCGCCTACTCGCCTACGTTTAATCCTGATATCCTGATATCGTTGCGACCCCAACCAGAAAAGTTATggaaaaattattcaaaaaccGATTGAAAATGTTGATTTTACTAAGAAGAATCAGCAAGAATTTTTTTTGGCATGTATAAGTAACGACATAgtcatgaataattgttttttatatgtatgagAAATACACTCCGAGCGTTTACTCGCGCATTGGGtatagttgaaaaaaaaacagtgctaTTTCGATTCCGATTTTAATCTTTGCAAGTAAATACAATTACCTACTGAGTATGTTATATGAAAAAACAGCTTTTTAGTAATTATCGCATATGCACAGTGATTTAATATGGtatgtaatttaaaacaaaaacattataataatttttacacaACGGCCCAAAAAGGAGTGTAATGTTTTCAGGGTCCTGTTGGTATGACGTagatatatgaaaaattaaacttgtcaaatgtatttattttctcaTGCCATGTTTTAGTACGTCCCCAAACTTAACTCTTGAGCCAggtttcattaataatatttattttaaaattattgttaatttacaCAATGTAATGCAAGTGCTACAGCTGTTTTTAGGCAGTAGCCGAAAAAGGACTGTTATGGTTTTAGTGCAGGGTATTGACCTGCCGGtaatttttggaaaaaaaaacaatatctggAGGGCGATATTTTTGAGTGTAAAAATACGTGCAGAGAATTTTCATAATTACTTACTTGTTTGGCGAGAGTAAAGAGAAGTGCAAAGATTGCACACCTAAATGGCAGAACTTTTGTAACTAACAAGCGCGCGATTACACTTTCAAGTCCAAGTCCGGTGAAGCTGTAAATTTTCTTTAATGATgttaaatcataaattattacGTAAAGTTATTTATACACTTATACTTACATCTATTATctacttttatcttttataaagaATTCCAGTGCCACGATGTTTGCCGAGATAAACTCCGAAACCACTGAAACgattttaactctttttttctcaatgtgtgttttgttccaacttaagagaaaGAATAGTTTATATCTCAATTTATAAGTGTTCACATACTCTTTGTGAGTGTTTTAGCTAGCTTGCTAGCTGGTCCCTGCGGTTTACCCGCGTTATCTAAAGGTCATAATTTTATGACATACTGGCCACGCGGATACCTTACTGATCGTCATAAACCTCCCGTAAGCAAGTTCCGAGAAATCATTAGTATCTCCTAAACTATGCGACCAAATAACATCCAGTAAAAGGCAAGGTTTATCTACGTacatataaaattgtttaataaaaaaataaataaaatttttttgtaagcattattatttatgccttttaatttgaataacaaGACATTCATTTCAATAAGGCTGTGTATTTAGGTTAGTGCAGATATCATAGATAATaagtttctaaatttaaaacaattaaaatgaaactCAAGTCAAGTTTGACACATAAAATTGTGGTTACATTTTGtatacattgttttaaaaaagcaaaattttctgttatttaaaattCCCTCTGTTCTAAATTTCCACTTCAAAAATAatcgtaagtaggtactttaaactGGCATTTCCGGAAATAATAACTAACAAGCTGCCGACTACAACTCGAACAAGCATAAAGCAATATTTACAAGTAAGAGTAACAATAAGTCCCAACGTGCCTCACAATAAAAAACAGGACGGTACTGGATTGGTATACATAATTGTTTGCCGAATATTACGTGTTTTTAgcatatttctaaaaaaattttagtgtAAAGGTTTATTCAAATTCGTCTTGCGATATCTCTGAAGGTTTTATACACCgcttaagtaagtaaatatcttgcatataaatatagtgttatataataaaacaaccttaCAACCCAAAGAACagtaaatacctatttattctCTTTACTTCAAGTAGGATTATAGCAAACATGTAGGGGACTTTAATAAAGTCCAATCTGTCTGTTTGGTGGGACTGTATTGCCGATTTGGACTGCAAGAAATTCAGCGGTTAACGCTTTATAAcacatcatcattatatattataataaattatgacgATGTACGTTACGAACTTtaggggtaaaataattactgccaactactaaatggaatgaagtgctGTGCCGCCTGatcaagaaacactactaaaatggagtggttgttgatgcttcaatattaattatgtacACTGATTCTGTACGCTCTAAATTCTGTGGGTTGAAGTTCAAGAGTTTCAATGTGTGTTGCATCTCAAGTCTTGAGAAAAAATAatagcagatgatataatatgttctgtggaataaataagaaaaaaaaaactcattttgtATACGTTATGTTCCACAGAGCAAACGGAAAGTACCCGAAAAATTTACACAATACGAGAGTTGACCTTATAACGTTATTTCTCCAAAAGCATTTTTCATGCCTTCTTCTTTACAGACCTTACAGATATTAAAGTCAATTTTAACTCGGAAAAATGCGCCGCCGACCTCCGTAGGGTATTCGTGAGCTCTGTAGTCTTATAATAAGCAGGGTTCGATCCCGGTCCGATGTAGGGACAATCGGTAGGGTGCCTACCTACTTTGTTTGTAGGATAGCACAGCCTACCTACTGTGCTGCCAAGGATTTACCGTTTCGGTACGATGGAGCATAAAAACCGACAAGAAATATGGTTTGAACAGTACTAACAAGTAGGTAAGCGGACTAGTCATCTCGGACTGCATtgtcacttatcatcaggtcaatggctaacttatactaaaataaaaatatgcatttttttttaaatctaaaattacaacggattttgataaaattttagcaCTCATTTAAGTTTCTTGTATCCTTCTTACACGTAGcaagtttcttaaatataagatTAATAGGAATGGAATTTAGCAAACGCCGGCGAAGGGCCTATTACTTATCTTAACAatcttttaataacttttcGTGTAAAGaacgattataaaaaaatataaaacatctgcggtaaagtaaataaaaacaaacacaataaatTAAGAATTCCTTTACGTAGGtgtattttgttttcctaaCATTGGTTGCCTTGTCATGCCGCCGCCACGGTAGTCTCACTACGTCACTCTCTCCCTGtaaagtgttactctgtttatagcggatggttttccgcttaccatcagatgggctgtctgcttgatccgtcaattattactataaaaaagtacaAATTTATGGAGCAGGTAGGAAATGATATACCTTGACGAACTCGTAGTTTTTATTATGGAGACGGTCATATGACTTTTTAAGCTCAGTATGGAGGGTTTTTTAAAGCTGAAACACACGTAGATGATGTTGCAAAACGTAGACGTATCACGTAGTCAAGAGCTATTGAACGACTAAAATAACATAACGAAACAAATACACACTTAAGTACCTATTCCAAgtctttttaattatgcttcataaaaaattatattttcagtaaTTCTCGCATTCGGTTTGTGCGAATAAATTGAGGTAATACAGGACAGGTACAATTATACGAAAGTTATAAACGTAATGCGGAGAGTGCTCCCATTAGAACCCAGATTACACGTGCTGCGCATTTGTAACGTGCTAATGAGCTTTCGATTTGATGTCAGCCAACGAATTAAGTTACATCAAGCTTGATAACGCATTTGAAGGCATTTTATTTGCTTGAAGTTTTCGCAGCGATAGGATATTacaaacttaacaattaaattACAAGTATTAGTAGTATAGTATAAGTTTCAACTAAACACCTCGAGCCGTGTCTGAGAACAAGGGTGGTCGTACAgcgacggacagacagacagacagacaatggATTCATCTTGTCTTCcggtttttattattgtataagaTCTGGCTTTCCACagaataagtaaagttttaccGACAAATTGTCTATCCTACCGACGTTTTTCTTCGATGAGCATACGCATTCTCACAAAATGCGTTGGTCTGCCTTCAGTCAGCCATCAATTTTATAGAGTATACTACCCGTCTCCATTATTTTGCTATCCTTCGTGTAGATTATTGCCTACACCCTCATTAATATGTCCCTCGCACCCCCATTACGACCTCGGGAACATGATTGCAATCTctttatatactcgtaaatgcCTGCCAAATCTGATAAGCAATCTCAATAATATGCTAAATAAGAGAAACCGCCAGATCGAGAAGGATAAGGCCTTAACAATatcacaaaataaaactatatttaaatcaattaaagattttaagtaCCTGACACAGttcttataaaaatttaaaggcgATTAGtcaaatgaaagaaaaataaataagttgtttGTCTAAATCTATGAGCTCAAAAAACCTATCAATCTTAAAATTTTCACCACTCCCTCGAATCAATAACGAACTACACTCAAACCAatctgttaaattaaaaacatcaatTATCACCCATATGATACACAGAGTTTGTTTTTAGTTATGATAACCTGTAtcataactaatatttaaagtatgtatttttgtttatatgttaCCCATGCTCACTGCTCAGCTCATTTTGTTACCACTGCaccagtggcgtgtacttcatacatgcataaaagcactgcatactcaaattattttatataactcgtattagaggggaattttcacattttatgccatgtacctgctttatgcataccctggtcaaaaacccggtgcacgccactgcactgcaccgattttgatgacaTTTTGtctagagatagcttgcattctacataagatactttttatcccgggaaaactcTTAAAGATGGTTCCACctgaatttataaatactagcaaaaaatttaatagaaaGAACTGGCAACTTGGATATACACCTCCTATATTATATCCTGGGATATTTATCACCTGCGAAAACAAACGGATCTCGCGGGATTTTATAGGCTTAAAACTTTTCGATTTCAGCAATAAAGTCCAATTAGATAAACTTGAAACAAGAATTACTAGGACGTTACTTTTATATCATAGTCTTTTATCTTGATATTTACTACAAAGCAAAAACATAGTATTCGTCAATACCTACTTGTAAATGACTACTCAGCTTCGCTAAACAGACTTTAGAGCATTTACAACAAAGACTAAAGCTATTAAAACTTATTAGGGGTGCCCTACTTGAAACTGAATAATTCGATCGAGATTCGAATCATTCGTTGAGTTTACGCGTTGTTACAAGTTTATACTTGTTTTGATTAGAactcatactaatattacaaatacaaaaatgtgttttttttgctttaaccTTAAGAGCAGGACAGATCATGACGTCATTTGGAACAGAAATAGCTCGCATACTGAAAATAGTTAAATTCTGAATTAGGTATGTAGGTTGCTACGAATATATATTctgagaaaattcaaaactaaTACAGGTCTTACCCACAAACTTCAACATTGTATTTTTGTCACTCTAGTCTTTTccaatctttatttaaaactagcggacccgcgcgacttcgtccgcgaatgattCGACttaaaaagtagtcgtatgttgttgcggactgttttatagaactttaaagaaacaaaattttcGTCAATTCCGATATacatactacatacttccgtcgtttggcgtaacgtttaccgttcacgcatcgcacacCTCAGAATCTGtcaaaaagtgtattttttgcagtttatgcaacatttttcattagtTATAGTACctagtagccattggtcgtagcgtgatgttatatagccatcaTTGATACTAAcaatccaaaataaataaatcaaaacagCCTTTTctgagataagcgcgttcaaccaaacaaaatttaaaagctttatagtatttcaattatgcctatccaaaaaaccacttcaatctaaaactccattgcggattttgaaagacaaatgcggaaaaaatagcgatacTATCCTGTAGACGCTGTTTGCTTTCCCGGGATAAATGGAAGCCTATGTGCttttccagactatattgtatgtatctctaccaaattttagccaaatcggtttatTCGTTGTGCCgctaaagcgtaacaaacatccaaccatacatacatccagccatccatacatctattctcacaaactttcgaatttataatattagtaggatggtacgcatgcattcgatcgttttcccatatgccttgcgacttgctgttatctgtgaagaattattttcttgatctccgaaaatattcatcagatcttcattaaaaaaagacaatacatgattggtagtacacactgtcaaacaaaaaaagaattattaaaatcggtgcacaTTTACCGGAGATATgaagtataaaataatgtatcccatttcccggaggaaacttattgtttatcgggacaaaaagtatcctatatgttgacccgatatatcagctaccactttaccaaattttatttaaatccgttcagtagttttcacgtgatgcccggacagacagatagatagacaaaaattaaataaaaatctgttttggcctcagtatcgattataaagcatcccccgttcaaaattttcaaaacatatttaatgtacagaaattttccagttacagttttattataagtatagatagtttAAAGAGGGTGAACCTCTAGGGTTACACCCAAGCGAAGTCGCGGGTACAGCTAGTATGTATTGCGAAACAATAGTAAATTTCTCGTTCATAAATAATGCAATTACCTTCTCTAATtatcttcttttaaaaaataagcattatttGGTGTGTATATAAGGCCTGACAAGAACATTCAAAAACTATTGTggggcgccacatttgcatcaacaCATTAGGCACAGTAAAAgcatagataatataaataaattcttcttataaaaataaaaaaaataataaaaatggtttttattCGCAATATGGTGAGGTTCAATATTTTCCTGGTCAGGTTTAAGATAGTAATCTCTGGAGCTACAGAATCACTATGAAACAAAACCTTTTGTAAACCGTATCATAGTCTCTAGAAATGTAAATCATCGAGgtgctttattttttacaacctaatgacaaggttgcatgGAACAGTAGTAATCGCTTTTATCTTAGACGAGACATATTACAAATTATAGGTCGTCGACATAATAAAAGAGCAAGTGCTGATTTTTTGCCTCCTCcttcagtaaaaaatattgcCTTTAAACCGTTAATAAACCTACTACAAACAACAGACTTGTCATTTCAAAAGTAAGGATTACTTTAaaaggttgtttttttatttacttttttttttttcta
The genomic region above belongs to Pararge aegeria chromosome 8, ilParAegt1.1, whole genome shotgun sequence and contains:
- the LOC120625996 gene encoding uncharacterized protein LOC120625996, yielding MDAVSSARNYTTRITPSHPKLKTNSAASITITPPKISAKWQVGRVSRKQYEIINMLYRKTKTFFETESTTAFNSIILSKYRGMFNKKDQQVTLPPQKKIQESLQATKPRPKDRPLTPSYIEFYYLDESDERVKLKDSIPKNSGKELQSDEFKFALLRQPLFLFRVNDATCKSTTLNYKTSLSHNDKRRNIKSSIREKNGKTTGKMYFKHKLAIRRQTKIDDVKNKTDVTGNTKDHFTPLVPITSYDRIKFFEIYDSDTYKPRMLVDNRISTINNINIQSEEKLNLDHVDQDGNNLTRFVKKHANYNFDEHEHLNSQLVNTNNSISTTMKETEKILSKHSQPAVWSDFPYIAVYVYEPMQVRCDSAAISPHWLIAAATCLHRHHRNLNSNAEGRSAYVTYCGGNWRVPGRIAYVKRSFVHPRFQAKHTSRRYLYNIGVIQVVNSMANTCSGWRPVSLMSHQFVADPDGSYANAVGWGFDRYGTRYSSSNLPTYPLMLYESLVYSDSCPGNADYSKVKMLNGESKKNVYCLSLPTYTLKKNDNVPGGLLLIGGKLIALYLQEERRPWGVQSAQYTGIWRLIPWLLDVAREVEDSDIFILDL